The Archocentrus centrarchus isolate MPI-CPG fArcCen1 chromosome 7, fArcCen1, whole genome shotgun sequence genome window below encodes:
- the gnat2 gene encoding guanine nucleotide-binding protein G(t) subunit alpha-2 — MGAGASAEDKKSKELEKQLQEDADKEAKTVKLLLLGAGESGKSTIVKQMKILHQGGYTKEEQMEFRAIIYGNILQSALAIIRGMEMLGIDFGSPSSQEDSQKLQNLSDSIEEGTMPPELAQVIQKLWKDAGVQAAFERAAEYQLNDSAGYYLNEMDRICKPDYMPTEQDVLRSRVKTTGIIEEQFSCKELHFRMFDVGGQRSERKKWIHCFEGVTCIIFCGALSAYDMVLVEDDEVNRMHESLHLFNSICNHRFFALTSIVLFLNKKDLFEEKIKKVHLSICFPDYDGPNTYDDASNYIKTQFLELNMKKGVKEIYSHLTCATDTKNVEIVFNAVTDIIIKENLKDCGLF; from the exons ATGGGTGCAGGAGCCAGCGCCGAGGACAAAAAGTCCAAGGAGTTGGAGAAACAACTCCAAGAAGATGCTGATAAGGAGGCTAAAACGGTCAAGCTATTACTGCTTG GTGCTGGTGAGTCGGGAAAGAGCACCATCGTTAAACAAATGaa GATTCTGCATCAAGGTGGTTACACAAAAGAGGAACAAATGGAGTTCAGAGCAATCATCTATGGCAACATCCTGCAGTCTGCTCTGGCTATCATCAGAGGCATGGAGATGCTTGGCATTGATTTTGGTTCTCCCTCCTCACAG GAGGATTCACAGAAGCTGCAAAACTTGTCAGACTCCATCGAGGAAGGCACAATGCCTCCTGAGTTGGCCCAAGTTATCCAGAAGTTGTGGAAAGACGCTGGAGTGCAGGCTGCTTTTGAGAGGGCTGCTGAGTACCAACTCAACGACTCTGCTGGCTA CTACCTCAATGAAATGGACAGAATCTGCAAGCCAGACTACATGCCCACTGAACAGGATGTGCTGCGATCTCGAGTCAAAACAACTGGTATCATTGAAGAGCAGTTCTCCTGCAAAGAGCTGCACTTCAG GATGTTTGATGTGGGCggccagaggtcagagagaaAGAAGTGGATCCACTGTTTTGAAGGTGTGACTTGCATCATCTTTTGCGGAGCTCTCAGTGCATACGACATGGTGCTTGTAGAGGACGATGAAGTG AACCGTATGCATGAGTCCCTCCATCTATTCAACAGTATCTGCAACCACAGATTCTTTGCACTGACCTCCATCGTGCTTTTCCTCAACAAGAAGGATCTCTTTGAAGAAAAGATCAAGAAAGTCCATTTGAGCATCTGCTTCCCAGATTATGATG gccccAACACATATGATGATGCCAGCAACTACATAAAGACACAGTTCTTggagctgaacatgaagaagGGTGTGAAAGAAATCTACTCTCACTTGACTTGtgccacagacacaaaaaacgTGGAAATTGTGTTCAACGCTGTGACAGACATCATCATCAAAGAAAACCTTAAGGATTGCGGTCTCTTCTAA